The Bacteroides sp. AN502(2024) DNA segment TTACCAGAAGGGCGAAATACAAGACATTGCCGATTACGTTGGCGACAGTTTGGCATTGGCTCAATGGGCAGCCAAGACAGAAGCGGATATTATTGTGATGTGTGGCGTTCATTTTATGGGGGAAACGGCAAAGGTGCTTTGTCCGGACAAGAAAGTGCTGGTGCCCGACATAGAAGCGGGCTGTTCGTTGGCGGACAGTTGTCCGGCGGATAAGTTTGCGCAGTTTGTCAAAGAGCATCCGGGGCACACTGTTATTTCGTACGTCAATACGACGGCTGCGGTGAAAGCGGTGACAGATGTGGTGGTAACTTCCACCAATGCGAAGCAGATTGTGGAAAGCTTTCCCAAAGATGAGAAAATAATCTTTGGTCCGGACAGAAATTTGGGTAATTATATCAACTCGGTTACGAACAGGAATATGCTTCTGTGGGACGGAGCTTGTCACGTGCACGAACAGTTCTCGGTTGAAAAGATTGTGGAACTGAAAGCGCAGTATCCGAAAGCGTTGGTATTGGCTCACCCCGAGTGTAAGAGTGTGGTATTGAAACTGGCTGACGTAGTAGGTTCTACGGCTGCTTTG contains these protein-coding regions:
- the nadA gene encoding quinolinate synthase NadA encodes the protein MNELIKAINELKKEKNAIILGHYYQKGEIQDIADYVGDSLALAQWAAKTEADIIVMCGVHFMGETAKVLCPDKKVLVPDIEAGCSLADSCPADKFAQFVKEHPGHTVISYVNTTAAVKAVTDVVVTSTNAKQIVESFPKDEKIIFGPDRNLGNYINSVTNRNMLLWDGACHVHEQFSVEKIVELKAQYPKALVLAHPECKSVVLKLADVVGSTAALLKYAVSHPENTYIVATESGILHEMQKKCPQTTFIPAPPNDSTCGCNECSFMRLNTLEKLYECLKNESPEITVDPEIAKKAVKPIQRMLEISEKLGL